A stretch of the Vibrio aquimaris genome encodes the following:
- a CDS encoding M91 family zinc metallopeptidase: MPRVDKNSQLSSVMKNAATQHAPKKTLFAGSCARASNDNNATLKSANSRVVDLPKQSQQESGESEFGTEFPLRRSNGVDSVYGEIEKECGAGLKEYPLRRLDAALDLPKQLLVEALKDKQPEAIEFIEKGYNELIIEIDKGLIPSLRERIAEIRSNRDSQASNLGPSEETLKGIERFLDKIKGKASVNSDDRGLAYQFARHVKTSIQAVDEALKLGQMNASIGSLSQWEVRTTDEFLHSNDFFKNSGKFEPNWAMVQLGSSSGQKLMTQHLVKQRTEVMKTLTANNNQLCNLYAKLDRYDKGVLSTNYFSMPRDIIGDIQSLVHKSANEFRGKAGVFNKPKNAWEYKPSYVTQKLPFKETVSRFFVDSSSKTREAFNSLTGTVAEKVKGLPSSTLGVLQELPKQAELTSYALNHWRDVGHKKARKVGFDRISAPTELKTEEPKVKSIVRSMYWLMQQPALRMQYDLNPLQAAATNLKKDKPLEADFAAEAMKDFAQAVIDDFSTGKASGEEQTSSDSKKDKAGQIKEFNQACGKALEISKDIEEQIANLPSLLRELVSSHSDSLSEWGQATLKTELEKIIDSKFYDPVITELEGISNKLSGKTSFTENELGDIIHQTRIASASGKSDLDNLDLKITSLTSKRLDPFSRHAKVAKDWGMKANEMMPETDIPMAESLRQTLQAEGLLDAVKSDDDPEGILFATRMCQEWHYARKDKTILPKTPEQHLADEKSFAEFAVKWGQKQATRGVIYAVIEGGVDLAAGATVTLVKGTVKAGVKTAIASFKIPYKVHQIKTGVMPGEDYPYKVVQDVVNNRLKQLGFKVAMSFVPRPIKTVAGGALVLSAYAHNAMVDPNDKIKTDSWLKTLAVEGGITGAVMPVSIAARAVTDKVMEAKLKQDLTNKQIPEQRQKLLQAYQDYTNGIKTQFEQMKQQFRDEMKDKLPEAVISEMIEAQDLAFKTDLAELQEQCRQELSASFDKDMQDLKSKGLIDSWDPLFTEEEEVDLEGKTDSMESVESEAERTDVSEDVLPSSAQETQLDPYPGPVRDWQYKVSETHTIEIKGTQEYFDDVSVVLDDLKDTEQGKRLLEAMSSPQFSIRLPAKEMLDGVEYYPASADLDNNIIYFDPLSTLSLNGETGGDEQAQVILFHELLHLYDKNNLANDSDSDDIKLLEHMVVGIPYAFGEDVLDFSDTNIKKQYLQEGSQVFTVNQLREELGIDPRLHYSDVENAIDGRAYFRRPISRNAQLHISLLQRVEELEEKIRVARWNINDADSIFSRPYRRRQRKKIEKWDRELNNIQSQLNQLKNTLPAVEKVAYAKLWTRDAQALRPETVYVDGAMGRLYQTTNQPEIDRERQKARQYLESSRNELNQNGLGSNYTGRFDNQVRSLDEFKEEMIQDLSRAYASGDIVKVYAWILAKKQSLNELMAREGNTPSLRQQKALLEEAERIIVGQRNLSRLPEVRQLFFNPTPEETQRLMTDISGTISNDPSFEGYRWPLLPSERIYLEKYGYGEQETLADTILQYRQGRCELHENTEQVEAQFYASRTDIVRPNGEIYTAEQQILDIKEHGGLIQYEKEVMNQNRMTSFMDRVSPDSAAQRYWKENGIDEPRKVKFAIRHMDRTPRQVADHIREHRGTGYQGLEQLIGKSITYNSGGYQEHYTIGYKDLESTLGKEHLYSVNTDELETANWSSEEYTQLLRQRATEKIGAISDSNERAATESLLDRVLHPILYTEDPINTPYIVKPYIGDYPLENMIVIVDGDHYTMISLMPDGEVHNFSSKQELNQFFCSANNREYILSHASLYHQMDGRVKKGMVTILEELSTSGDNADQYILKDAFKHKMNANTLFDTLAEGAKGYSQSRLYSEVDLVTGLKNNYDKGLGDTVTVNTEPSYELPNDYQTDSFNRLYKTLNDADLQPMITDEIDDFKNNHLGVFTQYLENQYKSQIEKAESDGVLSSQEADALRNIPDNAYVPSLSNGKNHYPLEGMLLTRQGNAIILVSLQSNGGVHKFNSEKEFNLFFANPANKDYILSHMSEHNKQPGLLSSETPARSLEILASWTNKYYGTDFPAREARQYEGVVVLSENKRANVSHPQNIIGQTHVKLDQTDAFETMAGRMLDRLKSDADTLITSDAEWATDKFFEISGYILGAASIALTGGAAAGIGGVYVAGAAVVVDVVSGVHGVAEGLYVITQGDTAEERNFGLLPLALAPLDMFGAAGSAVELRRLNRIDGMTGGRGAPSGESVRNAGEVSPAQRLDESDGILKRLGLGRREPEPSKPTFEPNEALDRFRHVDTPSQQQSKIDEIKNIVSEDSEIQRYINDPKENCENAAKRIRTLLRDNPDVENIKVVNMAFWDNALGNEADVYTNHWVIFAEYKGVDVVFDPTAGQFRQRLGINGPIFDTRNNWFATYQDALSSKRNTLAKIAEVDNFESAPFLSSGQFSGFQHVEGAQVLSDAHWYTSTGFDQNLKKAEELANKNTEQAKRAQKMKEEAWRRYQKEHKNTQKDNPQGMNSRDSAFRSGHVDSVVESNPSRPPQDFFLSQPHRGELSSFCGYYALSHYEGRALDLNGFRDQVYEKFRNIGIPDSDIPQFVRDNGTGMESIAVDEYNFIESTDPARAIESGRFMAATNRNGGHWLTYIRDNQGNWWEYDSWTERSLVGNEQQLRSRLQADNMTSVYYKNAPNSRVADGLDVVGTSTHRVNGQVVSSTDLQTSGGYKPYVKPSGKQYIYFPFMNDERVNKRLIPLLRDLSDKGADPYEVVFKNQEQVEEFRRILIDTYGPADASSLEPKFHYLYGLEKTDLSDLNSTDMLYVSGHGQPGEGFIYSAASDTAPKMSAGDVAHDIDGMLLPEDVPVKVAACNSGVGNPEEIRVSSSNADHGELYSEITDRRNMGDFDASLTGKLENALMDLQPERQPGLVYGFLGFITNRRIRTTMGRIENGQLKVDVSTHASSGFETPTGGLVDFRRSDMMRGRFYEPNPMLGRHGPQDLSSEMPPIDRDALKANHKKVKPKVTRQNDLVLIQAQGGEPSKKLYLASGTDRNSIREAAYTVWENSAKGNGVPSTDVLLGPESSSPSISAIVRQMNGGDLSQYDEVSGYFGGSLIRIVRVASDDQAEDRYEISIEELETKVLEDDTQETTNPESQREEPQPPSLSSFLQGSPAPRDLSPEDKLRMLNDKFDQQMYQALSVDRFSNQNDPNHQQLRSFLTNVLSRPTSQFGELNTREFLEGATDVASDSVANHILPKLQQAMEVLNSGGTVENVRALFA, encoded by the coding sequence ATAAGGGTGTATTGAGCACCAACTATTTTTCGATGCCAAGAGACATCATTGGCGATATCCAAAGTTTGGTTCATAAAAGTGCCAATGAGTTTCGTGGAAAAGCTGGCGTCTTTAACAAGCCCAAAAACGCATGGGAGTACAAACCATCTTACGTTACTCAAAAGCTCCCCTTTAAAGAAACCGTGAGTCGTTTTTTTGTAGATTCAAGCAGCAAAACACGCGAAGCATTCAACTCACTCACGGGCACGGTTGCCGAAAAAGTTAAAGGCTTACCTTCGAGCACTCTCGGCGTATTACAAGAGCTTCCAAAGCAAGCTGAACTTACATCGTATGCGCTTAATCACTGGAGAGATGTTGGTCATAAAAAAGCGAGAAAAGTTGGATTTGATAGGATCAGCGCGCCTACTGAGTTGAAAACTGAGGAGCCGAAAGTAAAGTCTATCGTACGCAGCATGTATTGGCTAATGCAGCAGCCAGCGTTGCGTATGCAATATGATTTAAACCCCTTACAAGCAGCCGCAACAAACTTGAAAAAAGATAAGCCTTTAGAAGCGGATTTTGCCGCAGAAGCGATGAAAGATTTCGCACAGGCCGTGATTGATGATTTTTCTACTGGAAAAGCCAGTGGGGAAGAGCAAACAAGCTCTGATAGCAAGAAAGATAAAGCGGGTCAAATCAAAGAATTCAACCAAGCTTGCGGTAAAGCATTAGAAATATCCAAGGATATTGAAGAACAGATTGCCAACTTGCCCAGTTTATTGAGGGAGCTTGTTAGCTCGCACTCAGATAGCTTATCAGAGTGGGGCCAAGCAACACTGAAGACAGAACTCGAGAAGATCATTGACTCTAAATTCTATGATCCTGTAATCACCGAGTTAGAAGGTATTTCTAACAAACTGAGTGGCAAAACATCATTCACGGAAAATGAGCTAGGTGACATCATTCACCAAACTCGTATTGCAAGCGCATCGGGCAAGAGTGATTTGGATAATCTCGATTTAAAAATTACTTCTTTAACAAGTAAGCGTCTCGACCCATTTTCTCGCCATGCTAAAGTCGCCAAAGACTGGGGTATGAAGGCTAATGAAATGATGCCTGAAACGGACATTCCGATGGCTGAATCACTACGTCAAACATTACAAGCAGAGGGTTTGCTTGATGCCGTTAAGTCAGACGATGATCCAGAAGGGATTCTATTTGCGACCCGAATGTGTCAAGAGTGGCACTACGCACGTAAAGACAAAACTATTTTGCCCAAAACACCAGAGCAACACCTTGCAGATGAAAAATCGTTTGCTGAATTTGCGGTAAAGTGGGGGCAGAAACAAGCGACTCGAGGTGTGATCTACGCGGTCATTGAGGGCGGTGTTGACCTTGCGGCTGGTGCTACCGTCACCCTAGTAAAAGGAACAGTCAAAGCGGGGGTTAAAACAGCGATAGCGTCATTTAAAATTCCGTATAAGGTCCATCAGATAAAAACGGGTGTCATGCCAGGGGAAGACTACCCATATAAGGTTGTGCAGGACGTGGTTAATAATAGGTTGAAGCAACTTGGGTTTAAAGTCGCTATGTCTTTTGTACCCCGTCCGATAAAAACAGTCGCTGGCGGTGCCTTGGTGCTGAGTGCTTACGCACATAACGCAATGGTGGATCCTAACGATAAAATTAAGACAGATTCTTGGTTGAAGACTCTAGCCGTAGAAGGTGGAATTACCGGCGCGGTTATGCCGGTTTCAATAGCGGCAAGGGCCGTAACAGACAAAGTGATGGAAGCCAAATTAAAGCAGGATTTGACCAACAAGCAAATCCCCGAGCAAAGGCAAAAGCTTCTCCAAGCATACCAAGACTATACCAATGGTATAAAAACGCAATTTGAGCAGATGAAGCAGCAGTTTAGGGATGAAATGAAGGACAAACTGCCCGAAGCTGTCATTAGTGAGATGATTGAAGCTCAAGATCTTGCATTTAAGACTGACCTAGCTGAACTTCAAGAGCAATGTAGACAAGAGTTGTCTGCTAGTTTTGATAAGGATATGCAAGATCTTAAAAGTAAGGGGTTGATTGATAGTTGGGACCCTTTGTTTACCGAGGAAGAAGAGGTAGACCTTGAAGGCAAAACAGACTCTATGGAGTCAGTTGAATCTGAAGCAGAAAGGACTGATGTGTCAGAAGATGTGTTGCCATCTTCTGCCCAAGAAACGCAATTGGATCCGTATCCCGGCCCGGTAAGAGATTGGCAATACAAGGTATCAGAAACCCATACTATTGAGATAAAAGGTACCCAAGAATATTTTGATGATGTCTCCGTCGTACTCGATGATCTCAAGGATACCGAACAAGGTAAGAGATTACTCGAAGCAATGAGTAGCCCACAATTCTCGATACGCTTGCCAGCTAAGGAAATGTTAGATGGCGTTGAATACTATCCGGCCAGTGCAGATTTGGATAACAACATTATCTATTTTGATCCTTTAAGTACTCTCTCGCTTAATGGAGAAACTGGTGGTGATGAACAAGCTCAAGTAATCCTTTTCCATGAACTCTTACACCTATACGACAAAAATAACTTAGCCAACGACAGTGATTCAGATGACATTAAACTGCTTGAGCATATGGTAGTTGGAATACCATATGCCTTTGGTGAAGATGTATTAGATTTCAGTGATACGAACATCAAGAAACAGTATTTGCAGGAAGGTTCACAAGTCTTTACTGTCAATCAGCTTAGGGAAGAACTGGGCATTGATCCTAGGCTGCATTATAGCGATGTAGAAAATGCTATTGATGGTCGAGCTTATTTCCGAAGGCCAATAAGCCGTAATGCCCAATTGCATATCAGCCTATTGCAAAGAGTTGAAGAGCTTGAAGAAAAAATAAGAGTAGCGAGGTGGAATATAAATGATGCTGACAGTATTTTTTCACGGCCTTACCGAAGACGTCAGCGGAAGAAGATAGAAAAGTGGGACAGAGAGCTTAATAATATTCAGAGCCAACTTAATCAATTAAAAAATACCTTACCTGCGGTAGAGAAAGTGGCCTATGCCAAACTGTGGACTCGAGACGCTCAAGCCTTGAGGCCTGAAACGGTTTATGTCGATGGAGCTATGGGCAGGCTTTACCAGACGACTAATCAGCCAGAGATTGATAGGGAGCGGCAAAAGGCTAGGCAATATCTTGAAAGTTCGAGAAATGAACTGAACCAGAACGGGTTAGGTTCGAATTATACTGGTAGGTTCGACAATCAAGTGCGCTCTCTTGATGAATTCAAAGAGGAAATGATCCAAGACTTAAGCCGTGCTTATGCATCAGGCGATATTGTTAAAGTTTATGCTTGGATACTCGCAAAAAAACAATCTCTAAATGAGTTGATGGCGCGAGAGGGTAATACACCATCACTGCGGCAACAGAAGGCACTATTGGAAGAGGCTGAACGGATAATAGTAGGACAACGCAACCTATCGAGATTACCTGAAGTTCGTCAATTGTTTTTTAACCCAACGCCTGAAGAGACACAGCGATTGATGACGGATATAAGCGGCACTATTTCTAATGATCCTTCTTTTGAAGGTTATCGCTGGCCGCTGCTACCTAGTGAAAGGATATATCTAGAAAAATACGGATATGGTGAACAAGAAACTTTAGCTGATACCATCCTTCAATATCGGCAAGGCCGATGTGAACTGCATGAAAACACCGAACAAGTTGAAGCTCAGTTTTACGCATCGAGAACGGATATTGTTCGGCCCAATGGAGAGATCTATACCGCAGAGCAGCAAATTCTTGATATTAAGGAGCACGGTGGCCTGATTCAATATGAAAAAGAGGTCATGAATCAAAACCGCATGACTTCCTTTATGGATAGAGTCTCTCCAGACAGTGCTGCACAAAGGTATTGGAAAGAAAATGGAATCGATGAGCCTAGAAAGGTCAAATTTGCAATCCGTCATATGGATCGTACTCCAAGACAAGTCGCAGACCATATTAGAGAACATAGAGGAACCGGTTATCAAGGCTTAGAACAACTGATTGGTAAATCTATAACTTATAATTCAGGCGGCTACCAAGAGCATTATACAATTGGTTATAAGGACCTCGAGTCTACTTTGGGTAAAGAACATTTGTATTCAGTCAATACAGATGAGTTAGAAACAGCAAATTGGAGTTCCGAGGAGTATACTCAGCTATTACGACAGCGTGCGACTGAGAAAATTGGAGCCATTTCTGATAGCAATGAGAGGGCGGCGACAGAGAGCTTATTAGATAGAGTCCTACATCCTATTCTATACACAGAAGACCCAATCAATACTCCTTATATAGTCAAGCCTTATATCGGTGACTATCCATTAGAGAACATGATAGTAATCGTTGATGGTGACCACTATACCATGATCAGTTTAATGCCTGATGGAGAAGTGCACAACTTTTCTTCTAAGCAAGAGCTGAACCAGTTCTTCTGTAGCGCAAATAATCGTGAGTATATTCTCTCTCATGCAAGCCTATACCATCAAATGGATGGGCGTGTTAAAAAAGGGATGGTGACGATATTGGAAGAGCTTTCTACATCAGGAGACAATGCTGATCAATATATTTTAAAAGACGCATTCAAGCATAAAATGAACGCGAATACTCTTTTCGATACACTCGCTGAAGGTGCGAAAGGTTATTCTCAAAGTAGACTTTATAGCGAAGTAGACCTAGTGACCGGGTTAAAAAATAACTATGATAAAGGCTTAGGTGATACGGTGACTGTCAATACCGAGCCAAGCTATGAACTTCCTAATGACTACCAAACAGATAGCTTCAATAGGCTTTATAAGACTCTGAATGATGCAGATCTCCAACCTATGATTACTGATGAGATTGATGATTTCAAAAATAATCACCTAGGGGTGTTTACGCAATACCTTGAAAATCAGTATAAGAGCCAAATTGAAAAAGCAGAATCGGATGGTGTACTGAGCTCTCAGGAGGCCGACGCACTACGTAATATTCCAGATAATGCATACGTTCCATCATTGAGCAATGGTAAAAATCATTATCCTTTAGAAGGTATGTTGTTGACGCGGCAAGGAAACGCGATCATTCTTGTGAGTTTGCAATCCAATGGGGGCGTGCATAAGTTCAATAGCGAAAAAGAGTTTAATCTATTTTTTGCTAACCCTGCGAATAAAGATTACATCTTATCGCATATGAGTGAACACAATAAGCAACCAGGGTTGCTCTCTAGTGAAACCCCGGCCCGCTCTTTAGAAATTCTGGCTTCATGGACTAATAAATATTATGGTACTGACTTCCCCGCACGTGAAGCACGTCAATATGAAGGGGTGGTCGTACTCTCAGAAAATAAAAGAGCCAATGTTTCCCATCCTCAAAACATCATTGGTCAAACACATGTTAAATTAGATCAAACTGATGCCTTTGAAACCATGGCTGGTAGAATGCTGGATAGGCTAAAGAGTGATGCTGATACGCTAATCACTTCGGATGCCGAGTGGGCAACGGATAAGTTTTTCGAGATATCTGGTTATATACTGGGTGCAGCTTCAATAGCGTTGACGGGGGGCGCTGCAGCTGGGATCGGAGGTGTTTACGTCGCGGGTGCCGCCGTTGTGGTTGATGTAGTCAGTGGGGTCCACGGTGTTGCTGAGGGTTTATACGTTATCACTCAAGGTGATACGGCTGAGGAAAGAAATTTTGGCCTTCTTCCGCTCGCGCTCGCTCCTTTAGATATGTTCGGTGCCGCGGGCAGTGCGGTAGAATTGAGGCGATTAAATCGGATTGATGGTATGACTGGAGGGCGTGGTGCACCATCTGGGGAAAGTGTTCGTAATGCCGGAGAGGTATCCCCCGCTCAGCGGTTGGATGAATCTGATGGAATTCTGAAAAGATTAGGTCTAGGAAGGCGAGAACCAGAGCCATCCAAACCAACGTTTGAGCCTAATGAGGCTCTTGATAGATTTAGACATGTTGACACGCCATCCCAGCAGCAGTCAAAGATTGATGAAATCAAGAATATTGTATCTGAAGACAGCGAGATACAACGTTATATCAATGACCCGAAAGAAAACTGTGAAAATGCGGCGAAAAGAATAAGGACTCTTCTGCGTGACAATCCAGATGTTGAGAACATCAAGGTTGTAAATATGGCTTTTTGGGATAACGCACTTGGGAATGAAGCGGATGTGTATACGAATCACTGGGTGATCTTTGCCGAATATAAGGGGGTTGATGTGGTATTTGACCCTACAGCAGGTCAATTTAGGCAACGACTCGGGATAAATGGGCCTATTTTTGATACTAGAAACAACTGGTTTGCGACTTATCAGGATGCCTTATCGAGTAAAAGAAATACATTGGCTAAAATAGCGGAGGTTGACAATTTTGAGAGTGCTCCGTTCTTATCCAGTGGGCAGTTTTCAGGCTTTCAACATGTAGAAGGGGCGCAGGTACTTTCAGATGCTCATTGGTATACATCTACTGGCTTCGATCAGAACCTCAAAAAAGCGGAGGAATTGGCCAATAAAAACACTGAGCAAGCGAAACGCGCTCAAAAGATGAAAGAAGAGGCGTGGCGTAGGTATCAAAAAGAACACAAGAACACACAAAAAGATAACCCACAAGGTATGAACTCCCGCGACTCTGCTTTTAGAAGTGGGCACGTAGATAGTGTTGTGGAGTCTAATCCAAGTAGGCCCCCACAGGATTTCTTTCTGAGCCAACCGCATCGAGGTGAATTATCGAGTTTTTGTGGTTATTACGCTCTTAGCCACTACGAAGGTAGGGCACTTGACTTAAACGGTTTTCGCGATCAGGTATATGAAAAGTTCAGAAATATAGGAATACCAGACAGTGACATTCCACAGTTTGTCAGAGACAATGGAACGGGCATGGAAAGTATTGCTGTTGATGAATATAATTTTATTGAATCAACAGACCCTGCAAGAGCCATAGAAAGTGGTCGGTTTATGGCGGCGACGAACAGGAATGGGGGGCATTGGTTAACATACATACGTGATAATCAAGGTAATTGGTGGGAATATGACAGCTGGACAGAAAGAAGCCTAGTTGGCAATGAACAACAGCTCCGGAGCCGCTTACAGGCTGATAACATGACGAGTGTTTATTACAAGAATGCGCCCAATAGCAGAGTCGCTGACGGTTTGGATGTGGTGGGCACTTCGACTCACAGAGTTAATGGACAGGTAGTGTCGTCTACCGATCTCCAAACTTCGGGCGGTTATAAGCCATATGTGAAGCCTAGCGGTAAACAGTATATCTATTTCCCGTTCATGAATGATGAACGAGTGAACAAAAGGCTTATTCCTCTGCTTCGTGATTTAAGCGATAAAGGTGCCGATCCATATGAAGTTGTATTTAAAAATCAAGAGCAAGTAGAGGAGTTTCGACGAATTCTTATTGATACATATGGTCCAGCTGATGCATCGTCTTTGGAGCCGAAGTTTCATTACCTTTATGGTCTCGAAAAAACCGATTTAAGTGATCTCAACTCAACAGATATGTTATATGTGAGTGGTCATGGGCAGCCGGGTGAAGGGTTTATTTATAGTGCTGCTTCTGATACTGCTCCTAAAATGAGCGCTGGGGATGTTGCTCATGACATTGACGGTATGTTATTACCCGAGGATGTCCCCGTCAAAGTGGCTGCATGTAACAGTGGTGTAGGGAACCCTGAAGAGATAAGAGTGTCTTCGTCAAATGCCGATCATGGCGAGCTCTACTCAGAGATCACCGATAGGAGAAACATGGGAGATTTTGATGCATCACTCACAGGAAAATTAGAAAATGCATTAATGGATCTCCAACCAGAAAGACAGCCAGGACTAGTTTATGGCTTCCTCGGTTTTATTACTAACAGACGAATTCGGACAACTATGGGTAGAATTGAGAACGGTCAACTTAAAGTAGACGTCTCTACACATGCATCTTCTGGTTTTGAAACTCCGACTGGCGGTTTGGTCGATTTTAGACGAAGTGACATGATGCGTGGTCGTTTTTATGAGCCAAACCCAATGTTGGGGAGGCATGGCCCACAGGATTTATCTTCAGAAATGCCGCCGATTGATCGTGATGCATTGAAGGCAAACCATAAAAAAGTGAAACCTAAGGTAACACGCCAAAACGACCTCGTTCTTATTCAAGCCCAAGGTGGAGAGCCGAGTAAAAAACTCTATTTGGCTTCAGGAACGGACAGAAATTCAATTAGAGAAGCCGCTTACACGGTATGGGAAAATAGCGCGAAAGGTAATGGTGTACCATCAACAGATGTTTTACTAGGTCCTGAAAGTTCGAGCCCGAGTATAAGCGCTATAGTAAGACAGATGAATGGTGGTGACTTAAGTCAATATGATGAAGTATCAGGCTATTTTGGTGGAAGTCTCATTAGAATTGTTAGAGTGGCGTCTGATGACCAAGCAGAAGATAGATATGAAATAAGCATTGAAGAGCTTGAAACAAAAGTATTGGAAGACGATACGCAAGAAACCACCAATCCGGAATCACAGAGAGAAGAGCCACAGCCACCGAGCCTAAGTTCATTCCTCCAAGGTAGTCCGGCTCCTAGAGACTTGTCTCCAGAAGACAAATTAAGAATGTTGAATGATAAATTTGATCAACAAATGTATCAAGCATTGAGTGTAGATCGCTTTTCAAATCAAAATGACCCAAATCACCAACAATTAAGGAGTTTTCTTACCAATGTATTAAGTAGGCCTACAAGCCAATTCGGCGAGCTGAATACAAGGGAGTTTCTTGAGGGTGCGACTGATGTTGCGAGTGATTCTGTAGCAAATCACATACTACCTAAACTGCAACAGGCGATGGAAGTTCTCAATTCTGGTGGTACAGTTGAGAATGTTAGAGCTTTATTTGCTTAA